A genomic region of Solidesulfovibrio sp. contains the following coding sequences:
- the bioB gene encoding biotin synthase BioB has translation MPQPDTAFPRELVQPLLAGGYLSDTARDALLAVLPEAAGALLEAFAAAADAVRRARVGSAVSLCAIISAKSGRCGEDCAFCAQSGHYATAAPEHALLSPERIVAAGAAVAGQGVARFGVVASGRAVPDRELDAVAEALSGIAALGLAADASLGVLDAGALRRLKAAGLAAYHHNLETSRAFYPAICTTRRFEDNLEVLRQCRRLDIPICSGGLFGLGETWADRADLALTLLEAGVFSIPVNFLNPIPGTPLGARPVLPADEARRIVIALRLLLPDRHIRICGGRPAVFGPDAALAPMAAGADGLMVGDYLTTAGASVEADRRGLAALGFTGV, from the coding sequence ATGCCGCAACCCGATACCGCCTTTCCCCGGGAACTCGTCCAGCCGCTGCTTGCCGGCGGATACTTGTCCGACACCGCCCGCGACGCCCTGCTGGCCGTCCTGCCCGAGGCCGCCGGGGCGCTGCTCGAGGCCTTCGCCGCCGCCGCCGACGCCGTGCGCCGGGCCCGCGTCGGCTCGGCCGTGTCGCTTTGCGCCATCATCAGCGCCAAATCCGGGCGCTGCGGCGAGGATTGCGCCTTCTGCGCCCAGTCCGGCCACTACGCCACCGCCGCGCCCGAGCATGCCCTGCTTTCCCCGGAGCGCATCGTCGCCGCCGGGGCGGCCGTGGCCGGGCAGGGCGTGGCCCGGTTCGGCGTCGTGGCCTCGGGCCGGGCCGTGCCGGACAGGGAACTCGACGCCGTGGCCGAGGCCCTGTCCGGCATCGCCGCCCTGGGCCTGGCCGCCGACGCCTCGCTGGGCGTGCTCGACGCCGGGGCGCTGCGGCGTCTCAAGGCCGCCGGCCTGGCCGCCTACCACCACAACCTGGAGACCTCCCGGGCCTTTTATCCGGCGATCTGCACCACGCGCCGCTTCGAGGACAACCTGGAGGTGCTGCGCCAGTGCCGGCGCCTGGATATTCCCATCTGCTCGGGCGGGCTGTTCGGCCTGGGCGAGACCTGGGCCGACCGGGCCGACCTGGCCCTGACATTGCTCGAAGCAGGGGTTTTTTCCATTCCTGTCAATTTTTTGAACCCCATCCCAGGCACGCCGCTGGGCGCCCGGCCGGTGCTGCCGGCCGACGAAGCCCGGCGCATCGTCATCGCGCTGCGCCTGCTCCTGCCCGACCGGCACATCCGCATCTGTGGCGGCCGGCCCGCGGTCTTCGGCCCGGACGCGGCCCTCGCCCCCATGGCCGCCGGCGCCGACGGGCTCATGGTCGGCGACTACCTGACCACGGCCGGGGCCTCGGTGGAGGCGGACCGGCGGGGCCTGGCCGCGCTGGGTTTCACGGGCGTGTGA
- a CDS encoding sigma-54-dependent Fis family transcriptional regulator, producing the protein MAPHIPDFPKALFEELDADKLRRRFLEALLEFQNVERGSIWIKREDGYQCIEATGGEDEERLVGFVVPRDKPSIVGWVIENGRMTIAEPGKDKRHFKEAESGLDVKSTLILCYPLALKNGEVYGAVEIIDTAHAGSRLNLGKEYLELLEEFVAIGSIALGNALAFADQKNETQKLRKILGGLKGERPLVGKSPAFKAALETARNYSRTDYPVLITGESGTGKELFAREIHRLSERKDKPFLVQNVSAIPDTLLESELFGYKKGAFTGADKDKAGLFEAADGGTVFLDEIGDMPLTLQARILRVLQEHEIKPLGGTQTRTVDVRVIAATNRDLTRAIAEGSFREDLFYRVNVLPLPLPPLRERAEDIPELLDYFLSRDAARLCLGPKKFSPEALAALRKRSFPGNVREMENLVRYLLATVSGEAIEAGDIPPASELGCPRQAAPARAGEDTAASAVDLTGHTWESLEHAYALALLEKFKWNVTKAARAAGVNRSTFDSRLRKLGITKE; encoded by the coding sequence ATGGCCCCACACATCCCGGATTTTCCCAAAGCGCTCTTCGAGGAGCTCGACGCCGACAAGCTGCGCCGGCGCTTCCTGGAAGCCCTGCTCGAATTCCAGAACGTGGAGCGCGGCTCCATCTGGATCAAGCGCGAGGACGGCTACCAGTGCATCGAGGCCACGGGCGGCGAGGACGAGGAGCGGCTGGTGGGGTTCGTCGTGCCCCGGGACAAGCCGAGCATCGTCGGCTGGGTCATCGAGAACGGCCGGATGACCATCGCCGAGCCGGGCAAGGACAAACGGCATTTCAAGGAGGCGGAATCGGGCCTCGACGTCAAGTCCACCCTGATCCTGTGCTATCCCCTGGCGCTCAAAAACGGCGAGGTCTACGGCGCGGTGGAGATCATCGACACGGCCCACGCCGGCAGCCGCCTCAACCTCGGCAAGGAATACCTGGAACTGCTCGAGGAATTCGTGGCCATCGGCTCCATCGCCCTGGGCAACGCCCTGGCCTTCGCCGACCAGAAAAACGAAACGCAGAAACTGCGCAAGATCCTCGGCGGGCTCAAGGGCGAACGGCCGCTGGTGGGCAAGAGCCCGGCCTTCAAGGCGGCGCTGGAGACGGCGCGCAACTATTCCCGCACCGACTACCCGGTGCTCATCACCGGCGAATCCGGCACGGGCAAGGAGCTCTTCGCCCGGGAGATCCACCGCTTAAGCGAACGCAAGGACAAGCCGTTCCTGGTCCAAAACGTCTCGGCCATCCCGGACACGCTCCTCGAATCCGAGCTGTTCGGCTACAAGAAGGGCGCGTTCACCGGCGCGGACAAGGACAAGGCCGGGCTGTTCGAGGCGGCCGACGGCGGCACGGTCTTTCTCGACGAGATCGGCGACATGCCGCTCACCCTGCAGGCCCGCATCCTGCGCGTGCTCCAGGAGCACGAGATCAAGCCCCTGGGCGGCACGCAGACCCGCACCGTGGACGTGCGCGTCATCGCCGCCACCAACCGGGACCTGACCCGGGCCATCGCCGAGGGGAGCTTCCGCGAGGACCTCTTCTACCGGGTCAACGTGCTGCCGCTGCCCTTGCCGCCCCTGCGCGAGCGGGCCGAGGACATCCCGGAACTGCTCGACTACTTCCTTTCCCGCGACGCTGCCCGCCTGTGCCTGGGCCCCAAAAAGTTCTCGCCCGAGGCCCTGGCCGCCCTGCGCAAGCGGTCCTTTCCCGGCAACGTCCGGGAGATGGAAAACCTCGTGCGCTACCTGCTGGCCACCGTGTCCGGCGAGGCCATCGAGGCCGGCGACATCCCGCCGGCCAGCGAGCTCGGCTGCCCCCGCCAGGCCGCCCCGGCCAGGGCCGGGGAGGACACCGCCGCCAGCGCCGTGGACCTGACCGGCCACACCTGGGAATCCCTGGAGCACGCCTACGCCCTGGCGCTTCTGGAAAAGTTCAAGTGGAACGTGACCAAGGCCGCCCGGGCCGCTGGGGTCAACCGCTCCACCTTCGATTCCCGGTTGCGCAAGCTCGGCATCACCAAGGAATGA
- a CDS encoding putative 2-aminoethylphosphonate ABC transporter substrate-binding protein, which yields MKKRLACLVLVCLALTAASRVARAAELLVYTALEDDQIPVYIKSFKEQYPDIQLKFVRDSTGVVISKLLAEKDNPQADLVWGTAATGLLLLEAAGIVEPYAPKGLERINPRFRDPRNPPAWVANDVFETGLCVNELELGAKKLPAPAAYADLVKPEYKGLVVMPNPASSGTGYLTVAGLMALLGEEQAWAYLDKLHENIAMYTHSGSKPCKMAGTGEFPIGITFGYRGVMQKRKGEPVTTVFPKEGSGWDCEANALIRKKDMKPEAKLFLDWAVSDPAMIEYAKNYGILAASDVPGFQVPEGYPADPVAQLIPVDLTWAAQNRDRILAEWEKRYGAKSEAKK from the coding sequence ATGAAAAAACGCCTCGCCTGCCTCGTCCTTGTCTGCCTCGCCCTGACCGCCGCCTCCCGGGTCGCCCGGGCCGCGGAACTGCTCGTCTACACCGCCCTGGAAGACGACCAGATCCCGGTCTACATCAAGAGCTTCAAGGAACAATACCCCGACATCCAGCTCAAGTTCGTGCGCGACTCCACCGGGGTCGTCATCTCCAAGCTCCTGGCCGAAAAGGACAACCCGCAAGCCGACCTGGTCTGGGGCACCGCCGCCACCGGCCTGCTCCTCCTCGAGGCGGCCGGCATCGTCGAACCCTACGCCCCCAAGGGCCTGGAGCGCATCAACCCGCGCTTCCGCGACCCGCGCAATCCGCCCGCCTGGGTGGCCAACGACGTCTTCGAAACGGGCCTTTGCGTCAACGAACTGGAGCTGGGCGCCAAAAAACTCCCCGCCCCGGCCGCCTACGCCGACCTCGTCAAGCCCGAATACAAGGGCCTGGTGGTCATGCCCAACCCCGCCTCCTCGGGCACCGGCTACCTGACCGTGGCCGGGCTCATGGCGCTTCTGGGCGAGGAACAGGCCTGGGCCTACCTGGACAAGCTCCACGAAAACATCGCCATGTACACCCACTCCGGCTCCAAGCCCTGCAAGATGGCCGGCACCGGCGAATTCCCCATCGGCATCACCTTCGGCTACCGGGGCGTCATGCAAAAGCGCAAGGGCGAACCCGTGACCACCGTCTTCCCCAAGGAGGGCTCGGGCTGGGACTGCGAGGCCAATGCGCTCATCAGGAAAAAGGACATGAAGCCCGAAGCCAAGCTCTTCCTCGACTGGGCCGTCTCCGACCCGGCCATGATCGAATACGCCAAGAACTACGGCATCCTGGCCGCAAGCGACGTACCCGGCTTCCAGGTGCCCGAGGGCTACCCGGCCGATCCCGTGGCCCAGCTCATCCCGGTGGACCTGACCTGGGCGGCCCAAAACCGCGACCGCATCCTGGCCGAGTGGGAAAAGCGCTACGGCGCCAAGTCCGAAGCGAAAAAATAA
- a CDS encoding DMT family transporter — translation MSQPARAALFLAVTALLWSTGGLAIKLVPASPMAVTGGRSALAAVVLVALFRGRLDFRPTRAFVCAACGYAGLLVTNVIATKLTTAANAILLAYTAPVYVALLAPLVLGERTRPADWAFVAACVGGMALFFLDRLSAQGLWGNLVACGTGFCYAVFTLAMRAGRGGSPVSAVIAGHGLAAALGLPFLLAEPPLSGTAWLGLGYLGLVQQGVSLALYVWCIKRLRALSAICIMTLEPIFNPLFVALGYGELPGPWAVAGGIVVIAAATLRAVGEAARPRTDTGAA, via the coding sequence ATGTCGCAGCCGGCGCGCGCGGCGCTGTTTCTGGCCGTTACGGCGCTTTTGTGGAGCACGGGCGGACTGGCCATCAAGCTCGTGCCGGCCTCGCCCATGGCCGTCACGGGCGGGCGCAGTGCCCTGGCCGCCGTGGTCCTGGTGGCGCTTTTCCGGGGGAGGCTCGATTTCCGGCCGACCCGGGCCTTTGTCTGCGCCGCTTGCGGCTATGCCGGCCTGCTGGTGACCAACGTGATCGCCACGAAACTCACCACGGCGGCCAACGCCATCCTGCTGGCCTATACCGCGCCGGTCTACGTGGCCCTGCTCGCGCCGCTCGTGCTCGGCGAGCGCACAAGGCCGGCCGACTGGGCCTTTGTCGCCGCCTGTGTGGGCGGCATGGCCCTTTTTTTCCTGGACAGGCTTTCGGCCCAGGGGCTGTGGGGCAACCTCGTGGCCTGCGGCACGGGCTTTTGCTACGCCGTCTTCACGCTGGCCATGCGGGCCGGCCGGGGCGGCTCGCCCGTGTCGGCGGTCATCGCCGGCCATGGGCTCGCGGCGGCATTGGGGCTGCCGTTTCTGCTGGCCGAACCGCCCCTTTCCGGCACGGCCTGGCTCGGGCTCGGCTACCTGGGCCTCGTGCAGCAGGGGGTGTCCCTGGCCCTGTACGTCTGGTGCATCAAGCGGCTGCGGGCGCTGTCGGCCATCTGCATCATGACCCTGGAGCCCATTTTCAATCCGCTGTTCGTGGCCCTGGGCTACGGCGAACTGCCGGGGCCGTGGGCCGTGGCCGGCGGCATCGTGGTCATCGCCGCGGCCACGCTACGGGCCGTGGGCGAGGCCGCGCGGCCGCGAACGGACACGGGCGCGGCCTAA
- a CDS encoding sensor histidine kinase, whose protein sequence is MKKTSRAKVATASATAPADDGHAAVVAALRERVKELDCLYAITRLSQRADLALDDILAGACQVVARAWQYPEAACARVTIGGRVRATDNFRRPVDRQVSSVTVDGETVGRLEVGYLERRPPADEGPFLREERHLLDAVADHLGRIVEARRNEERLRALSRELIKAQETERQRIARELHDDVAQALSSTRLRLDGLVPQLAAADAAARETVTECAETLGAAVSSLRDLAYGLLPPALEQLGLVGTAFRLCEHCAARHALPVAFTADGLEAVRLPFETAVNLYRVLQECLANALRHGEASKVTVRLIASHPDILLRVTDDGKGFDVASRLPQALAEKRMGLWSMRERMRLLGGRLRIKSAPGRGTTITAEAPLADGGPCPE, encoded by the coding sequence ATGAAAAAGACGAGTAGGGCCAAGGTCGCGACCGCTTCCGCAACGGCGCCCGCCGACGACGGCCATGCCGCCGTCGTGGCGGCGCTGCGCGAACGCGTCAAGGAACTGGACTGCCTCTACGCCATCACCCGCCTGTCCCAGCGCGCCGACCTGGCCCTGGACGACATCCTGGCCGGCGCCTGCCAGGTGGTGGCCCGGGCCTGGCAGTATCCCGAGGCGGCCTGCGCCCGGGTGACCATCGGCGGGCGCGTGCGGGCCACGGACAATTTCCGCCGCCCCGTGGACCGGCAGGTCAGTTCCGTGACGGTCGACGGCGAAACCGTCGGCCGCCTGGAGGTGGGCTACCTGGAGCGGCGCCCGCCGGCCGACGAGGGGCCGTTTCTGCGCGAGGAGCGCCACCTGCTCGACGCCGTGGCCGACCACCTGGGCCGCATCGTCGAGGCCCGGCGCAACGAGGAGCGCCTGCGCGCCCTGTCCCGGGAGCTCATCAAGGCCCAGGAGACCGAGCGCCAGCGCATCGCCCGGGAGCTTCACGACGATGTGGCCCAGGCCCTTTCCTCCACGCGCCTGCGCCTGGACGGGCTGGTGCCGCAGCTTGCGGCCGCGGACGCGGCGGCCCGGGAAACCGTGACCGAATGCGCCGAAACTCTGGGCGCGGCCGTGTCCTCCCTGCGCGACTTGGCCTATGGCCTCCTGCCGCCGGCCCTCGAACAGCTCGGGCTCGTGGGCACGGCCTTTCGGCTGTGCGAGCACTGCGCCGCGCGCCATGCCCTGCCGGTGGCGTTCACGGCCGACGGCCTGGAGGCCGTGCGCCTGCCCTTCGAGACGGCCGTCAACCTCTACCGCGTGCTCCAGGAATGCCTGGCCAACGCCCTGCGCCACGGCGAGGCCTCCAAGGTCACGGTGCGGCTCATCGCCTCCCATCCCGACATCCTGCTGCGCGTGACCGACGACGGCAAAGGCTTCGACGTGGCCAGCCGCCTGCCCCAGGCCTTGGCCGAAAAGCGCATGGGGCTTTGGAGCATGCGCGAGCGGATGCGGCTTTTGGGCGGTCGGCTGCGCATCAAAAGCGCGCCCGGCCGGGGTACGACCATCACGGCCGAGGCGCCCCTGGCGGACGGTGGCCCATGCCCGGAATAA
- a CDS encoding glutamate synthase-related protein: MLQWNKTNDVLGTTNRGTPVESGLCSLCRADCAGRCETWLSSLAGRATLYPRDFGLITAGGGNTCQVGVSYNALRIVGRAYGATGRAQGALADGDDCLFTNVGLAASFGAKGQLRARLPLLTGALGSTMIAARYWDPLAVGCALAGIPIVIGENVVGIDRAAVLAGGKIDSAPELDRRVAIYRRYGDGHGGIIVQLNVEDARNGVARYVIDRYGPEVAIELKWGQGAKNIGGEIKVADIAYARFLKARGYLVDPDPDDPAVAAAFASGAVREFARHSRLGHTAARDAGAVREAFLENVAFLRGLGFERITLKTGAYGMEGLAMAIRFAAEANLDLLTIDGAGGGTGMSPWNMMETWGVPSILLHAKARQYADLLAATGRRPTDMAFAGGFAREDHVFKALALGAPYAKMVCMGRAIMIPAFVGSNIEGVLFPERREKVSGNWDSLPKAVAALGERPEAIFAGWHTLAARLGKEAMREVPLGAVAVCTLLDKLGAGLQQLLAGARKFDVADIARDDIVAANRETARETGIAFVTEAEDEAARKILLA; encoded by the coding sequence ATGCTGCAATGGAACAAGACCAATGATGTGCTGGGAACGACCAACCGGGGCACGCCGGTGGAATCGGGGCTGTGCAGCCTGTGCCGGGCGGATTGCGCCGGCCGCTGCGAAACCTGGCTGTCGAGCCTGGCCGGTCGGGCCACGCTGTATCCGCGCGATTTCGGGCTGATTACCGCCGGCGGCGGCAACACCTGCCAGGTGGGCGTGTCCTACAACGCCCTGCGCATCGTCGGCCGGGCCTACGGGGCCACGGGGCGGGCGCAAGGCGCCCTGGCCGACGGCGACGATTGCCTGTTCACCAACGTGGGCCTGGCCGCGTCCTTCGGGGCCAAGGGCCAACTCAGGGCCAGGCTGCCGCTTTTGACCGGGGCGCTCGGGTCCACCATGATCGCCGCCCGCTACTGGGATCCCCTGGCCGTGGGCTGCGCCCTGGCCGGCATCCCCATCGTGATCGGGGAAAACGTGGTGGGCATCGACCGGGCGGCCGTGCTGGCGGGGGGGAAAATCGACAGCGCCCCGGAACTCGACCGGCGCGTCGCCATCTACCGGCGCTACGGCGACGGACACGGCGGCATCATCGTCCAGCTCAACGTCGAGGACGCCCGCAACGGCGTGGCCCGCTACGTCATCGACCGGTACGGCCCGGAGGTGGCCATCGAGCTCAAGTGGGGGCAAGGGGCGAAAAACATCGGCGGCGAGATCAAGGTCGCGGACATCGCCTACGCCCGGTTTCTCAAGGCCCGCGGCTACCTGGTCGATCCCGACCCGGACGACCCGGCCGTGGCCGCCGCCTTCGCCTCGGGCGCGGTCCGGGAATTCGCCCGCCACAGCCGACTGGGCCATACCGCCGCCCGGGACGCCGGAGCGGTGCGCGAGGCGTTTTTGGAGAACGTGGCCTTCCTGCGCGGCCTGGGCTTCGAGCGCATCACGCTCAAAACCGGGGCCTACGGCATGGAAGGCCTGGCCATGGCCATCCGTTTCGCCGCCGAGGCGAACCTCGACCTGCTCACCATCGACGGCGCCGGCGGCGGCACGGGCATGAGCCCCTGGAACATGATGGAAACCTGGGGCGTGCCCTCCATCCTGCTCCACGCCAAGGCCCGGCAGTACGCGGACCTTTTGGCCGCGACCGGCCGCAGGCCGACGGACATGGCCTTCGCCGGCGGCTTCGCCCGCGAGGACCACGTCTTCAAGGCCCTGGCCCTGGGCGCGCCCTACGCGAAAATGGTATGCATGGGCCGGGCCATCATGATCCCGGCGTTTGTGGGCTCCAACATCGAGGGAGTGCTCTTCCCCGAGCGCCGCGAGAAGGTGTCCGGCAACTGGGACAGCCTGCCCAAGGCCGTGGCCGCCCTGGGCGAGCGGCCCGAGGCGATCTTCGCCGGCTGGCATACGCTGGCCGCGCGCCTGGGCAAGGAGGCCATGCGCGAGGTGCCCCTTGGCGCCGTCGCCGTGTGCACGCTGCTCGACAAGCTCGGCGCCGGGCTGCAGCAGCTGCTGGCCGGGGCGCGGAAGTTCGACGTGGCCGACATCGCCCGCGACGACATCGTGGCCGCCAACCGCGAGACCGCGCGCGAGACGGGCATCGCCTTCGTCACCGAGGCCGAGGACGAGGCGGCCAGGAAGATCCTGCTGGCCTGA
- a CDS encoding class IV adenylate cyclase — protein sequence MFEAEIKYLAAGPVAPPGQGLAEAVCRDVYYDSPDGAFAASGRELRLREESGRVTLTCKQPPFDAATGSKEELETRVADGAAMGEILARLGYVPRIAYAKRCRRFRDVSQGLALEIAVVRVDFSSEVFIEIEHLAQSRQDALAALPVIRAYAAGLGLTRECRQAYTDLFLASRAKA from the coding sequence ATGTTCGAGGCCGAGATCAAATACCTGGCCGCCGGCCCGGTCGCGCCGCCCGGCCAGGGCCTGGCCGAGGCCGTGTGCCGCGACGTCTACTACGACAGCCCGGACGGCGCGTTTGCCGCCTCGGGCCGGGAGTTGCGGCTGCGCGAGGAAAGCGGTCGCGTGACGCTGACCTGCAAGCAGCCGCCCTTCGACGCGGCAACCGGCTCCAAGGAGGAACTGGAAACGCGGGTGGCCGACGGCGCGGCCATGGGCGAAATCCTCGCCCGCCTGGGCTACGTCCCGCGCATCGCCTACGCCAAGCGCTGCCGGCGGTTTCGCGACGTGTCCCAGGGGCTGGCCCTGGAGATCGCCGTGGTCCGGGTGGATTTTTCGTCCGAGGTCTTCATCGAGATCGAGCACCTGGCCCAAAGCCGGCAGGACGCCCTGGCCGCCCTGCCGGTCATCCGGGCCTATGCCGCCGGCCTGGGGCTAACCCGGGAGTGCCGGCAAGCCTACACCGACCTCTTTCTGGCCAGCCGAGCCAAGGCCTAA
- a CDS encoding transglutaminase family protein — translation MSPFSPVDAELVPYLAASAVIDFHHPLVAAKADALAAGATSDAAVAEACFLFVRDAIRHSADWRQNPVTCAASHVLRHGTGYCYAKAHLLAALLRARGIPAGLCYQRLRLDPAADSERFCLHGLVAVHLRGIGWYRADPRGNKPGLDARFSPPVERLAFAVTAPGEADLPGVHAAPLPEVVAALGRHDTWDALLADLPDRPA, via the coding sequence ATGTCCCCCTTTTCCCCCGTGGACGCGGAACTCGTACCCTACCTGGCCGCCTCGGCCGTCATCGATTTCCACCATCCGCTGGTGGCGGCCAAGGCCGATGCCCTGGCCGCCGGGGCGACGTCGGACGCGGCCGTGGCCGAGGCCTGTTTCCTGTTCGTGCGCGACGCCATCCGCCACAGCGCGGACTGGCGGCAAAACCCCGTCACCTGCGCCGCCTCGCACGTCCTGCGCCACGGCACGGGCTACTGCTATGCCAAGGCCCATCTGCTGGCGGCGCTGCTGCGGGCGCGCGGCATCCCGGCCGGGTTGTGCTACCAGCGCCTGCGCCTCGACCCGGCGGCCGACAGCGAACGCTTTTGCCTGCACGGCCTGGTGGCGGTCCATCTGCGCGGCATCGGCTGGTACCGCGCGGACCCGCGCGGCAACAAGCCGGGCCTGGACGCCCGGTTCAGCCCGCCCGTGGAGCGGCTGGCCTTTGCCGTGACCGCGCCCGGGGAGGCGGACCTGCCCGGCGTGCATGCCGCGCCCCTGCCGGAAGTCGTGGCCGCCCTGGGCCGCCACGACACCTGGGACGCCCTGCTGGCCGACCTGCCCGACCGCCCCGCGTAA
- a CDS encoding ATP-binding cassette domain-containing protein, protein MPHTAPSPAAYDAHLELWGIKKTFGAFVALKEISFQVRKGEMVCLLGPSGCGKTTALRIVAGLEDHDCGRVRIAGRDVSTMPVARRNVGLVFQSYALFPNLTAEENVTYGLAGRGMTRQARRDRAAALLEMVGLPQAGPQYPAQLSGGQQQRVALARAMALSPDVLLLDEPLSALDAKVRVHLRAEIKKLQRELGVTSILVTHDQEEAMTMADRILLMEGGRIVQDDVPDRLYDHPQTAFAAGFLGAMNFLPVHWDAAGETAKLGQVALRLPRQAARGEVGARAVLGIRPEDVTLLENGRSTGGEAANILEARVDFLEFRGALSRLRLVAEAGDSLARELFADVTARQARRMGLGQGSPVRLSLPPARLHLFAPADDAPAAPDGARA, encoded by the coding sequence ATGCCGCACACCGCCCCTTCCCCCGCCGCCTACGATGCCCACCTGGAGCTGTGGGGCATCAAGAAGACCTTCGGCGCCTTCGTGGCGCTCAAGGAAATCAGCTTCCAGGTCCGCAAGGGCGAGATGGTCTGCCTGCTTGGCCCGTCGGGCTGCGGCAAGACCACGGCGCTGCGCATCGTCGCCGGCCTGGAGGACCACGACTGCGGCCGGGTGCGCATCGCCGGGCGCGACGTCTCGACCATGCCCGTGGCCCGGCGCAACGTCGGCCTCGTCTTCCAGTCCTACGCCCTGTTCCCCAACCTCACGGCCGAGGAAAACGTCACCTACGGCCTGGCCGGCCGGGGCATGACCCGGCAGGCCAGGCGCGACCGGGCCGCCGCCCTGCTGGAAATGGTCGGCCTGCCCCAGGCCGGGCCGCAATACCCGGCCCAACTCTCCGGTGGCCAGCAGCAGCGGGTGGCCCTGGCCCGGGCCATGGCCCTCTCGCCCGACGTGCTGCTCCTCGACGAGCCCCTGTCCGCCCTGGACGCCAAGGTGCGCGTGCACCTGCGCGCCGAGATCAAAAAGCTCCAGCGCGAACTGGGCGTCACCAGCATCCTCGTCACCCACGACCAGGAGGAGGCCATGACCATGGCCGACCGCATCCTGCTCATGGAGGGCGGCCGCATCGTCCAGGACGACGTGCCCGACCGGCTCTACGACCATCCCCAAACGGCCTTCGCCGCCGGCTTCCTGGGGGCCATGAACTTCCTGCCCGTGCACTGGGACGCCGCCGGGGAAACGGCCAAGCTGGGCCAGGTCGCCCTGCGCCTGCCCCGCCAGGCGGCCCGGGGGGAAGTCGGCGCCCGGGCCGTGCTCGGCATCCGGCCCGAGGACGTCACGCTGCTCGAGAACGGCCGAAGTACCGGCGGCGAGGCCGCCAACATCCTGGAGGCCCGGGTGGATTTCCTGGAATTTCGCGGGGCGCTTTCCCGGCTGCGCCTGGTGGCCGAGGCCGGCGACAGCCTGGCCCGGGAGCTTTTCGCCGACGTCACCGCCCGCCAGGCCCGACGCATGGGCCTTGGCCAGGGCAGCCCCGTGCGCCTGAGCCTGCCGCCGGCCCGGCTGCACCTGTTCGCCCCGGCCGACGACGCCCCGGCCGCCCCGGACGGAGCGCGGGCGTGA